The following is a genomic window from Primulina huaijiensis isolate GDHJ02 unplaced genomic scaffold, ASM1229523v2 scaffold199482, whole genome shotgun sequence.
TGGCAAGAAAGACAGACACAGCAAGATTTGCACAGCTCAGGGTATAAGAGACAGAAGAATGAGATTATCCCTCCAAATCGCGCGAAAGTTCTTCGATCTTCAAGACATGTTAGGATTCGATAAAGCAAGCAAAACCATTGAATGGCTCTTCACGAAATCGAAGAAAGCGATTAAGGAGCTGGAGAAAGATCATCCGCATATTTCTACGAGTGAAGCGAGGAGTGACTCTTTTCTTTCTGAATGTGAAGTCGTATCAGGGCTTGAGGAGATTTCAAACA
Proteins encoded in this region:
- the LOC140966020 gene encoding transcription factor CYCLOIDEA-like, whose product is KKDRHSKICTAQGIRDRRMRLSLQIARKFFDLQDMLGFDKASKTIEWLFTKSKKAIKELEKDHPHISTSEARSDSFLSECEVVSGLEEISNNDVKEGMMISRPATNITGPSCLNPSEKTDKGSKKTECNSTLRESRDKARARARSRT